Within the Telopea speciosissima isolate NSW1024214 ecotype Mountain lineage chromosome 4, Tspe_v1, whole genome shotgun sequence genome, the region AAAGTGGAACTGCCACTTACTACATCGCACCTTATGTTCGTAAGttcccattaattaattaattaagatcATCTTATATATACTTCCTTTATGCGTGCACTTATTGATATCATTTTATTGATCGATctaatcaaaataaataatttgtgtttaattaattttgataGCCTCAGCTTGCTATGGGTATGAAGACGAAGGGAGTATGATCGCAGCAGCAAGTGATGTAGTTTGGAACAATGGAGCAGCATGTGGTACATATTACACCGTCACATGCACAGGCCCTACAAACCAAGGGGTATTACAACCTTGCTATGGAAATAGTGTAACCGTTAAGATCGTCGATTATTGTCCATCCGGTTGCCAAGGAACCATTGATTTGTCTCAAGAAGCCTTTGCCACCATTGCCGATCTCAATGCCGGCAAAATCTACATcgattattattaattaattaataagcatgAATGCACAACTGGCTGTACTCTCACTCTCTTCTCAACTGCAGGGTTTGAAGTTGGTTGTTCTGGCCGgagaatataataataatgtttCTAAATACGAAGGTCTCTACGTTAAAAATGGCATATTCCATGGCTTCCTAATGCTAATTATGTTTTATTGACTAATAAAGGACGAAATGTAATATTTCATGTTAcaataaaagaataattttttttttattattattatttttatgttcttatcTTATGTGTGGCACTGTTCTTGCCCTTAGCTCCTTCATTAATGGCATTTGTGGTACTATCAATCAATCATAAATTGGGATACGATCAGAACATAGGTGACAAAGCCCATCATTGGCCATAATTTTTAAGGAAATTTATGGAACATCCCCTGAAAATaggtcgaaactcagatcactctttaaaatttgaaaatactttgATCACCCTCTGTATTAGAGTTCAATACTCAGATTACTCCCTACGGTTAGTGATCCACCGTTAAATGATGAAATCAGTtacttaaatatttttaaaactctaaactacccttgtgcaacataaaattacaatattacccttacaaaaaaaaacccccaaattcgaATGTTTTCCTCTTCGTTATGCACTCTCTTCCTAAATGACCTACAACTCCAAAACTGAAGTTCGCCGGAAAGACAACGAATTTGAAACATGGCTTGCCGAGATATACTTGAAAACCACTGACAAAGAGTCTGCCTTCACTCACGCCCTTATTCAAGcacccttcttcttcaaccatcGGCTTCAATTTCTGAAGTTCACCGGAGAGAAGACAGGCATGAACAGACTTGTTACGATCAAAGCCCACGAACTTCGGACCCTAACACTATCTCTGTTGTGGATGGGTGGAGAAGAAAATGGTTTTCTGCTCTTTAGCATTCTACCGAGAATTTTGGTGGTGAGTTTAATATGCCAAAAAGTTGGAGATTCAAAGGTTTGACAGATCTCAGAAGTGGGTTTCATTCCAGGAGATATTGGATGTAATCAGTAAAACTTGATGAGATCGGCTCTTAGATCAGCGGAAAAATGCAAGCAAAATGTAATTCACCTTGAAATCAAAGCAAATCTAAAGCATCCTTGAtgttcccccttttttttttcttttccaaaaaccgaaaTTCACCTCAGATGAAATCAAAGCAAATCTCCCACTGccgctgcttttttttttttctttttttattcttctcattcttcttcccttctctgttCCGTgtttttttatacatttttctcctcctttccctTCATCTATCTTTGTAGCAGTAATGATGGCGGTACCCTGTTTttgggggatttttttttttcagatttgattTGTGAAATTAATCTGAATCTGACCATCAGATTCAGTTGGTTTCTTAAGACTTATTCCACCCCTTTCGAAGGTCTTTCCTTCAGTCATGGTGAAGCTCAGAGCAGGCATGAAGATCTTTCTGATCTTGGCTTGCACAGATAGGTTCCTTAATGGGTTTTCTTCACGAAACAGGGGAAAAGTTGTTTagggatttttgtttttttggggtttcaCCGGCATCTGAGGCCTTGGTTATGGCCGTCGGACCTTGACGGTCGTTGGCCGTGATTGAGCTTGGCCGCCGGCCTCTGGTTCGGTCGCCGCAAGAGACCACGGTGGTGgttattaaaaccctaaatggtTTTTCTCCATTCTCATTCTTGGTTTAGCGATTtgggaaagaaggagaagaaaagggtagtattgtaaatttaattctaaagttttagtacaaggttaaaatagtttttttacAACTGGGGTGGGTTAAAATTAATATTGATGGGTGTTCGCTGCTCAACCTAGGTAAGGCGGGTGCAAGGGGTATTCTTAGAAATTCTAATGCTCAGGTGGTCTCTTCTTTTTGCAAGTTCCTTgtgattaataaaaattttgtGGCCGAGTTTAATGCTCTAATATGTGGTTTGGGGCAAGCTAAGGAGCTTCATCTCTCTAAATTCTGGGTTGAATGTGATTAGGTGGCAGTAGTGATCATGGTTTCAAAGTCCATGGTGCCATGGGTTGTTTGGCAACAATGGATGGCTCTCCAATCCTTCCTAGCATGTTCAGTTTGGAAGATTACTCATTGCTTTCGAGAGGCAAATCTTGTGGCTAACTTCCTTGCTAAATCAGCAGCAAGGTTTGAACTCTCATCTCCAATTCAATCTTGGCCTAGTTCAGTGGAAGAGAAACTCAAATTGGATGCACAAGGACGTCCAAGATTTAGGTCCTTTTAACTTTTTGGTGcaacaattgtttttttttttttttttttcttccttttgtgtGGCTGCTAGTGGTTCCCCTGTTTCTATCATTGGTGGGGGTTTCCTTCTagtggttttgtttttgtttctagtTATTTCAGGCCTTTTGTATCATTTTTTTCGTCTTAATATACACaaccttttagcaaaaaaaaagtgtgaTATTCTTTAGAAATAGAGTAAGCTACCATCATCACATGCACATTTGATCATCACtttttttctagtttatttttcGTTTCATGTTATGTGGGTAGGGTTGTTTCTTTTTAAGTTTGACTGTTTTATTGCCATTTGGATGTCTCAGGGTCCATGAAAGAATAAAGACTAATTTGTCCAAATAAATTGCATCACATGCTTTTTTCAAGCAATTAATACTTAAACGCAGAAAAATGGGTAGGATTTGTCACTTGATCCAATTATCTACGTGTATTTCAAAGCTCCATACTTAGTCTAGTGAAACAcaatctatttatttattaggttGAAAATGACAATATAGTGGAAGTTAAAAGCTTTTGGGTCCAAGCTAAGACTTCAATAGAATGGTAAA harbors:
- the LOC122659152 gene encoding EG45-like domain containing protein, with translation MGMELRVVMVMAMVIALTSVASAESGTATYYIAPYVPSACYGYEDEGSMIAAASDVVWNNGAACGTYYTVTCTGPTNQGVLQPCYGNSVTVKIVDYCPSGCQGTIDLSQEAFATIADLNAGKIYIDYY